tccacatgatcaagcagcagctggatcctgacctgagagcttccagtttacagtgaggactctccagtccaagagacagacgcttcactcctgaatcctgcagctggttgttactcaggtccagatgtgtcagactggaggactgagagctgagaactgaggacagagctccacagcttctctctgacagaccacagcagctcaacctgaagaagaagcaacaatgaaaaccagctgaCTGGACATCAGGGACAGAATGTTTTTGGTTTAATATTAAGTCCTAAATATCCTGCAGAGGTAAATGAATGCTTGCAGATAATTTCACAGTTTGGATTTGTACATAATGTTTTGCCATCCTgcacaaaaaaagtcagaaaaattcacattaaagTCTAGAAAATAATTTGCCTGGTTTTAAGAATGTTTGtaattgtggggaaaaaaggagaaaatccttttcaaacatcctgttcacagatacaaacagaaaactacATGAAAGACTCTGAAGTTCCAGTGAGAACTTTGTCCTTGTGAAACTGAAGCgtccagtttgtctttctgtcctcccaCACTGCAGCAGACTCTTCAAGGGGAGCAGAGTTTCAGCAGGAGttcaaaacatgaaatgaatcgTCTCCTGCTTCTGGTTTGGAAATTGTAAATCAAAGCAGTGAAAAGGAGCCTTTATGTGATTTTCTATTCTGTGTTTATTAAACAGCAGTGTGAGAGCCATCGGGAGTCAGCTCACAGAACTGTTCTACACTACATGTGCTCAGTCTGGAATCAAATGAGGCCACTAAGAATCTGATCACACTGAAAGCTGAATTCaaatgaggagcagctggaactACCAATCAGAGAGAACTTCATCATGGATTCACAGCATAGCGACCGCCGCCCCAATCCTCCCCCCATGGGATGATTGTGGCTTCTTCCAGAGGACAAACACTCCAGACAGAGAGACCTGTTCCTACACAGAAGACACTCAtggactcagctgctgtttggaccaCAATCACCACCTGCTGACAAACACACCCTGCATCACATGGCATTCTCAGGGCTACACACTACACATTACTCACAACCCCCCCTGCAGTGTCCCCCACCCCACTGAGACCATGAAAGGCCAAGGGAGGGTTTCCCTGCTCCCATCCAAACAAAAAGACCCCTCTTGTTATGATCTCCAGTGTCTCAGTCAGATGTATAATGTCTCAatgctcctcctcatcacacGCTGTTTTGTGAGCATCCTGGACTCGTCCTGCTCTGTCAGCAACAATGAATATTGATACTCATCTGACTTTTTTTCGTGTTGGGCAACGATTACATTTCTGaatcacgattaatcacataattttcTCTAATCAGTCTAATCAGAGTAATTGCATTatgcgcaaaatacaataatgaattcaaaagtactctgaaatgatcatcctgcccccagcagGGGACagggattttttattttttttttcctgcaagcATTTTGCAAGAAttcataattttacaataatacttttacaattcatcaaatatgatttataatcacttaaaataccaagtctttaccaagattgccacccccccccccccccccccccccccccccaacacacacacacaccagcaagagcagagcagatgaaaaacaaagtttgttatgaggctcacttcctcaaactccaTTCTATCTctgaccctcagacagagaagacaggatgaGTTcggtcacgccgaattgtgcctcataagGCCATATTGTGTCTTGAAGGTAAATTTACTTTTTCTTACgtgttttcagcacctgaagactgcccagcggGTCGAAATGTTGTGTTGGCAaaagacgcgatttaagtttcactttcatgtttgtcatatttgcgctccttacttcactttgtgcctcataccagccttttcctcctgatttctctgataattcggccgagttcaatatggctaacaatgaggaatggaccgtgtttcaccacAGAAAGTGCAGtggctgtgtgtgcttttttgacaCTCAGCTGGAGggtgggtttggggggggggggttatttttATCGGCATTAAGGAAGCAGTGTGTTAACGAGTTATTACCGCGTTATTAACACATTAACGCATTAACGTGACCAGCCctacttttttttatcatgttgaaactgTACTCTCCTTTAAGAGTCTCCAGGGGGTAGGACACCAACCACTTCATGATTGAACTGTTCAATTTCTTAACATCCAATCAGATAGACGTATAAAGACAAGGACATAATTCACAACAGCAATTCAGGGTCTTGAAAGCAGTTTTGTACTTTGCATATGTAAACCGGATGTTTGAAAAGGAACGTCTTCTCTTTCACAGATGAAAATCTCATTTTTGGGCAGAATATTATTAATGTGCTAGCAGAACAATAATACTGAGCCCATACTTTGGTCCATATTTGTTCCTGAagtacgtacagagctttgctggaggctttgaccactggcagcagcttcagaagagcctcctctgaagcagagtatttcttcaggtcaaactccttcagatcttcttctgatgacagtaagatgaagaccagagctgaccactgagcaggagacagtcgTGCTGGGTGGAGACTTCCTGATCTGAGGTACCATTGAATCTCCttcaccagagaaccatcattcagttcattcagacagtggaacagattgatgcttctctctgcagacagactctcactcagcttctccttgatgtactggactgtttccgGATTggactgtgagctacttcctgtctgtgtcagcagacctcgaaggagactctgattggtctccagtgaaagacccaggaggaagcggaggaacaagtccaggtgtccatttggactcttcaaggcctcgtccactgctctctgatggagatggtggagctgaggctgttgtggagattgttgaatggttgtttgtttctcttccagcaggttggttccagagttgatgaaggtctgatggacatgaagagcagccagaaactcctgaaggctcagatggatgaagcagaacaccatgtcctggtacaggccgctctcctctctaaagatctgtgtgaacattcctgagtacattgaggctgctctgagattgatgtcacacttttttaaatctgacagatagaagatcaggtttcctttctgcagctgatcaaaagccagttttcccagagactctatcatctccctgctctctggactccagtgtggatctgtggcagctcctccatcatacttgaccTTGTTTCCTTtagcctggaccaccaggtggtggatgtacatctgagtcagggtcttgggcagctctcctgcctctctgctcttcaacaccttctccagaactgtagcagtgatccagcagaagaccgggatgtggcacatgatgtggaggcttcgggaggtcttgatgtgggagatgatcctgctggcctgctcctcctctctgaacctcctcctgaagtactcctccttctgggggtcagtgaaccctcggacctctgtcaccatgtccacacagtcagcagggatctgattggctgctgcaggtcgtgtggtgatccagaggcgagcagagggaagcagtttccccctgatgaggcttgtcagcagaacatccactgaggtggactctgtaacttcagtcagaaagtcagtgtgctggaagtccagagggagtcgacactcatccagaccatcaaagatgaagatcacctggaagtcttcaaagctgcagagtcctgcttctttggtttcagtgaagaagtgatgaacaaggtCCAcaaagctgaacttcttctccttcactacattcagctctctgaaggtgaatggaaatatgaagtggacgtcctggttgtctttgtcttcagcccagtccagagtgaacttctgtgtcaggactgttttcccaatgccagccactccctttgtcagcactgttctgattggttgagatcttccaggtgggCCTTTGAACATGTCTCCTGGTCCAAtgcttctttctgctctgtctgctgtcctggatgctgcttcaatctgtctgacctcatgttcctgattgacctctgcagcccctccctctgtgatgtggagctctgtgtagatctggttcaggagggtGGACTCTCCTTGTTTAGCgaccccctcacacacacgctggaacctcttcttcagATCATGTTTCAGCTTCTTTTGGCAGACTCCAGCAAAAGTTTctgaaaagaagacaaaagCAGGAATGAGTTGAGTGGATTTGACATTGAATGTGAAGATGAAAGTGTATTAGTGGAGATTCTCCTCTATCAGCTCAATCCAAATCCTCAGTGGAgaccaaacagcctctgatCTCATTCATGTGtccatacattcattcattttctattaCATATTTGGGGCTTGGGGCAGGAGCCTAGGCAAGCATACTCAGACTTCACTGTGCCAACACACTTTTTCTAGTTCTtccagggataatttcaaagtgttcccag
The window above is part of the Salarias fasciatus chromosome 23, fSalaFa1.1, whole genome shotgun sequence genome. Proteins encoded here:
- the LOC115382193 gene encoding NLR family CARD domain-containing protein 3-like, encoding MKQEELAQRLWSKTFAGVCQKKLKHDLKKRFQRVCEGVAKQGESTLLNQIYTELHITEGGAAEVNQEHEVRQIEAASRTADRAERSIGPGDMFKGPPGRSQPIRTVLTKGVAGIGKTVLTQKFTLDWAEDKDNQDVHFIFPFTFRELNVVKEKKFSFVDLVHHFFTETKEAGLCSFEDFQVIFIFDGLDECRLPLDFQHTDFLTEVTESTSVDVLLTSLIRGKLLPSARLWITTRPAAANQIPADCVDMVTEVRGFTDPQKEEYFRRRFREEEQASRIISHIKTSRSLHIMCHIPVFCWITATVLEKVLKSREAGELPKTLTQMYIHHLVVQAKGNKVKYDGGAATDPHWSPESREMIESLGKLAFDQLQKGNLIFYLSDLKKCDINLRAASMYSGMFTQIFREESGLYQDMVFCFIHLSLQEFLAALHVHQTFINSGTNLLEEKQTTIQQSPQQPQLHHLHQRAVDEALKSPNGHLDLFLRFLLGLSLETNQSLLRGLLTQTGSSSQSNPETVQYIKEKLSESLSAERSINLFHCLNELNDGSLVKEIQWYLRSGSLHPARLSPAQWSALVFILLSSEEDLKEFDLKKYSASEEALLKLLPVVKASSKALLSCCGLSERSCGALSSVLSSQSSSLTHLDLSNNQLQDSGVKRLSLGLESPHCKLEALRLSCCGLSERSCGALSSVLSSQSSSLTHLDLSNNDLQDSGVKRLSLGLESPHCKLEALRLSCCGLSERSCGALSSVLSSQSSSLTHLDLSNNDLQDSGVKRLSLGLESPHCKLEALSLSGCLVSEEGCASLVSAVRSKSSHLRELDLSYNHPGDSGVKELSAAVEDPHCSLETLRVDHGGQQRLKPGLRKYFSQLQLDENSMSRKLKLSNNNRKSQTSHLNVSMSAPHRGLSRDLMNTE